One segment of Amycolatopsis alba DSM 44262 DNA contains the following:
- a CDS encoding NmrA family NAD(P)-binding protein codes for MRGGRPWEVDVRPGGESAQGDRDQAAPGGPRFGGERGASRSWICSEEELATEVRRGIALADAARTADAAHLVYSSVDGAERATGIDHFESKTRIEEHIAGTFPSATILRPVFFMDNLLWYADATDERVLELPVVPDRPMQMIAASDIGRIAAAAFAEPEAYLGTRLAIAGDAVSFEQVAATYQQVTGVRTRLAPKPIEERMYQWFAEDGYQADIPTLRTDFPWLQRFDAFLRKALSAR; via the coding sequence TTGCGCGGGGGGCGGCCCTGGGAGGTCGACGTTCGCCCTGGCGGCGAGTCCGCCCAGGGCGATCGCGATCAGGCGGCGCCGGGCGGCCCGCGCTTCGGCGGTGAGCGCGGCGCGTCCAGGTCCTGGATCTGCTCGGAGGAGGAACTGGCCACCGAGGTCCGCCGCGGGATCGCCCTGGCCGACGCCGCCCGGACCGCGGATGCCGCGCACCTGGTCTACAGCTCGGTCGACGGTGCCGAGCGCGCCACCGGCATCGACCACTTCGAGTCCAAGACCCGCATCGAGGAGCACATCGCCGGCACCTTCCCGTCGGCGACGATCCTGCGGCCGGTGTTCTTCATGGACAATCTGCTCTGGTACGCAGACGCCACCGACGAACGCGTCCTGGAACTACCGGTGGTCCCCGACCGCCCGATGCAGATGATCGCGGCCTCGGACATCGGCCGGATCGCCGCCGCCGCGTTCGCCGAGCCCGAGGCCTACCTCGGCACCAGGCTGGCGATCGCCGGGGACGCCGTGAGCTTCGAGCAGGTGGCGGCGACGTACCAACAGGTGACCGGCGTCCGCACGCGGCTGGCGCCCAAGCCGATCGAGGAACGGATGTACCAGTGGTTCGCCGAGGACGGCTACCAGGCCGACATCCCCACCTTGCGCACCGACTTCCCCTGGCTTCAGCGCTTCGACGCCTTCCTGCGTAAAGCACTCTCCGCCCGCTGA
- a CDS encoding MbtH family protein: MDDNTTFQVLINDEEQYSLWPADKEIPEGWRPDGKTGTRQECMDHVDEVWTDMRPRSLRERMAAQ, from the coding sequence ATGGACGACAACACCACCTTCCAGGTCCTGATCAACGACGAAGAGCAGTACTCCCTTTGGCCCGCGGACAAAGAGATCCCCGAAGGCTGGCGGCCCGACGGCAAGACGGGCACCCGCCAGGAGTGCATGGACCACGTGGATGAGGTCTGGACGGACATGCGCCCCCGAAGCCTCCGTGAGCGCATGGCCGCACAGTGA
- a CDS encoding MFS transporter: MTGLRTNRDYRLLWTGQVVSEAGFSTTMIAFPLVVLAITGSGVQSGLVVGAVAIAQLVAGLPAGALADRWPRKRIMLGCEAVQAFAAAVLVLALWWDVAGVGLLVVVAVVMGVCRALFEPAEEASLPLLVPAGQVASAVSLNAARTSAGQLSGTALGGFLFALGRFVPFVLDVVTHLFAFASLLFVRLPARSVTVRPPAHLGREIAEGLRWVWRQPRLRITTFCVVSLNLFFSAYYLVIIVLADGRGMPSGEIGVMAAMLGGGGVLGALAAPVLYRKISPYLLITGVFWALTVLAPLAIFVRSGYVMGLLFAAIAFLPPAANTVIGTYQLLNTPDELRGRLGGVLGVTGGLAAALGPALGGWLVEVLPGSAAVLACAGAIAVVTVATTLNRTLRGLPATSEPLEAETTGK, translated from the coding sequence GTGACCGGCCTGCGGACCAATCGCGACTACCGTCTCCTGTGGACCGGACAGGTCGTTTCCGAGGCCGGGTTCAGCACCACGATGATCGCCTTTCCCCTGGTGGTACTGGCGATCACCGGCTCCGGCGTCCAATCGGGACTCGTCGTCGGCGCGGTCGCGATCGCCCAGCTGGTCGCCGGTCTGCCGGCGGGCGCGCTGGCGGACCGCTGGCCCCGCAAGCGGATCATGCTCGGTTGCGAGGCCGTGCAGGCGTTCGCGGCCGCTGTGCTCGTCCTCGCGCTGTGGTGGGACGTGGCCGGAGTCGGCCTCCTGGTCGTCGTCGCCGTGGTGATGGGGGTGTGCCGTGCCTTGTTCGAACCGGCGGAGGAGGCGAGCCTGCCGCTCCTGGTCCCGGCAGGCCAAGTAGCGTCGGCGGTCTCACTGAACGCCGCGAGAACCAGCGCCGGGCAGTTGTCGGGCACCGCGCTCGGCGGGTTCCTGTTCGCCCTCGGCCGGTTCGTGCCGTTCGTTCTCGACGTCGTGACACACCTTTTCGCCTTCGCGTCGCTACTGTTCGTCCGGCTGCCCGCCCGGTCCGTCACCGTCCGGCCACCCGCGCATCTGGGCCGGGAAATCGCGGAAGGCCTGCGGTGGGTGTGGCGGCAACCGCGACTGCGGATCACGACGTTCTGCGTGGTCAGCCTCAACCTGTTCTTCTCGGCCTACTACCTGGTGATCATCGTGCTGGCCGACGGTCGCGGCATGCCTTCCGGGGAGATCGGCGTCATGGCGGCGATGCTCGGTGGCGGCGGGGTGCTCGGTGCCCTGGCCGCACCGGTCCTGTACCGCAAGATCAGCCCGTACCTGTTGATCACCGGCGTGTTCTGGGCGTTGACGGTCTTGGCGCCGCTCGCGATCTTCGTGCGCAGCGGCTACGTCATGGGGCTGTTGTTCGCGGCGATCGCCTTCCTGCCGCCCGCGGCCAACACCGTCATCGGCACCTATCAGCTGCTGAACACACCTGACGAGTTACGCGGTCGTCTCGGCGGAGTGCTGGGCGTGACCGGTGGACTGGCCGCCGCGCTCGGTCCCGCGCTGGGCGGCTGGCTGGTCGAGGTCCTGCCCGGCTCCGCCGCGGTGCTCGCGTGCGCGGGCGCCATCGCCGTCGTCACCGTCGCCACCACACTCAACCGCACCCTGCGCGGGCTTCCTGCCACGTCTGAACCACTCGAAGCGGAAACCACCGGAAAATAA